Genomic DNA from Burkholderiales bacterium:
CCGGCATCATAGCGGCGATAGTCGATGAAACCGGCAAGGACGTGCCGAATGGCCAAGGCGGCATGCTGGTCGTAAAACGCCCGTGGCCGTCGATGATCCGCACGATCTGGGGCGATGATGATCGCTACAAGAAAAACTATTTTCCGGAAGAACTCGGCGGCAAGCTGTATCTCGCCGGCGACGGCTCGATCCGCGACAAAGAAACCGGCTACTTCACGATCATGGGGCGTATCGACGACGTGCTCAACGTCTCCGGCCATCGCATGGGAACGATGGAAATCGAATCAGCGCTGGTCGCCAACACCAAACTCGTCGCCGAAGCCGCGGTCGTCGGCCGCCCTGACGACATGACCGGTGAGGCCATCGTCGCCTTCGTCGTGCTCAAAGGTCACCGTCCGACCGGCGATGAAGCGAAAAAAATCGTCGCCGAACTGCGCGACTGGGTCGGCAAGGAAATCGGCCCGATCGCCAAGCCGAAAGACATCCGCTTCGGCGACAACCTGCCGAAAACCCGCTCCGGAAAAATCATGCGGCGTTTACTGCGCTCGATCGCTAAAGGCGAAGAAATCACGCAGGACATTTCGACTCTGGAGAATCCGGCGATACTGGAGCAGTTGCAGCAGCCTGTGAAATGAATGCAAAAAGCAGAAGCGATGGCGCGAGGCCGGGTTGCGGCGCTGCGCGCCATCGAACCACTCGTTCGAGCCGCACCGCTGCATGAAGATTATGGCTTCGTCACGTTAGGCAACTTTATGAACTGAGGTGGTGTGCCAACTGTTCTTCGTATCGGCGGTTAACGGTTTTTTTCTACGCCAGCGAGAACAACGAATCTCGCCACATCCATATACAGAAGGAGCGAATGCCGCCAAGTTCTGGTTAACAACCGCTGCTTGCAAGCAGCACTGGCTTCGCTCCGCATGAGTTGACTCGACTTATGCGCTCGGTTGAGCAAAATCAACAGAAGTTTGTGGAGGCATGGAATGAGTTCTTTAGGTCTTAAAGCTATCCCGCGCGCCGTGGCAGTTCGTTGCACTGCGGACGAGCTTGTAGTTTCGCTTAATGATGGGCGCACGATCTCCGTACCGCTGGTATGGTTTCCGCGTCTCGCTAACGCTACTCCTGAGCAGTTATCGAGGTACGAGTTGCTAGGCGAAGGCGTTCACTGGCCAGTCGTCGATGAGGATGTCTCGGTGGTAGGGCTTATCGAAGGCCGGCCATCCGTCGAGTATCAAACCGCTGATGCCTAATATCGTGCGCAACCGTCTCGCCACCGCATGGGCACGAATGGAACTCGAGTCCGCTTGTGCCACACCGAGAAACGAAGCCAAGGCAACGCGATTCCCAGCACCTCCTTGTAGAGAAACAGCAGCGCCGATTTCGCCTGATTCTGCGTCGAAGCCGAAACGCCGCGCTCGACCGCCAGATACGTCAGAAACGCCTCGACCTCGGCCGCGCCCAAATCACGCGGATGGCGCTTATCGTGGAACAGAATGAAACGCCGCGCCCTCGATATAACTCGCCTCGCTAAATATTGCTGTAACGCTTGGCGCGCATGCTGTAATCCATGGTCAGGGTGGTCACGCAGTTGCATGAGCAGCTTCGGAGGTTAAGGAGCGGTTCCCATCCGGCCCGGTTTTAGATTTGCCCAAATTGGAAGGCAAGGTAATGACCGAAGGCAGCAGCAATCCGTTGACACTCCGTTTATGAAAGTTGTCGTTTACTTTGAGTTAGCCCCCCAATTCTCTTGCTAAAAGGACTTGCGATACCATGAACCCTCACCATCGGCGCCCGCATCGCTGTGGAAACGCCCTGCTCTCGATCTCCCTCTTGGCTGCACTGTCGCTAGCCCAGCCAGTCCTCGCCGAGCCAGCCTTCCCGCCGAAGGCCAGCCGCGACGGCCGCTACCTGGTGGATGCGAAGAACCAGCCCTTTTTCTATCACGCTGACACACCGTGGATGCTGCTGAAGCTCAACCCGGTGGAAGCGGGAGAATTCCTCGAAGACCGCCGGGCCAAGGGATTCAACGCGCTGCAGATCCTACTGACCGGCTTCATCGACATGAAGAACCATGCCGGCGAGTCGCCGTTTGAAGGCGAGTTTGATCTCGCCAGACCGAACGAGGTGTACTTCGCCCATGCTGATGCGGTAATCCAGAAGGCGAGTGACATGGGCTTCCTGCTGGCGATTGCCCCGTTGTGGTCGGGCTGCTGTGACGAAGGTTGGGCGGGAGAAAAGGACGGCAAGCCGAAACCGCTCAACGTGAATGGAGCGAAAAAGGCCCGCCAGTGGGGCCACTGGGTCGGCGCCCGCTACGCGAAATTCCCGAACATCATCTGGATCATGGGGGGCGATCACGATCCTGAGCAGTCGCTGGAGGTCATCAACGCGCTGGCGCAGGGCATCCATGAGATGGCGCCGCACCATTTGATGACCGCCCATAACTACCCGGACCGCTCCAGCGCGGATTTCTACGACGACCAGGGATGGCTGAGCCTGAACGCAGCCTAC
This window encodes:
- a CDS encoding DUF2442 domain-containing protein translates to MSSLGLKAIPRAVAVRCTADELVVSLNDGRTISVPLVWFPRLANATPEQLSRYELLGEGVHWPVVDEDVSVVGLIEGRPSVEYQTADA
- a CDS encoding DUF4038 domain-containing protein, whose amino-acid sequence is MAALSLAQPVLAEPAFPPKASRDGRYLVDAKNQPFFYHADTPWMLLKLNPVEAGEFLEDRRAKGFNALQILLTGFIDMKNHAGESPFEGEFDLARPNEVYFAHADAVIQKASDMGFLLAIAPLWSGCCDEGWAGEKDGKPKPLNVNGAKKARQWGHWVGARYAKFPNIIWIMGGDHDPEQSLEVINALAQGIHEMAPHHLMTAHNYPDRSSADFYDDQGWLSLNAAYSYRELHAPVYKEWSRNGTVRPVVLIESGYEREANDKRQGDPFRLRRQVYAAVLNGALAGHAYGHRDIWKFSDRWRDAMADPGAKQMAHVKQLFATRAWWKLEPDQGDGLVTQGRGKIGEDGYVSAARAADGSLVIVYLPEARPVSVNLARLSAPVKAHWVDPTDGSTRAVEGSPLANDAIHEFRPPGGNAWEDSDWVLLLETSR